In Microbacterium sp. 1.5R, the following are encoded in one genomic region:
- a CDS encoding LLM class flavin-dependent oxidoreductase, which yields MKAFGFLSFGHYADVPGSATRTAGDMLKQTIEIAEGADEIGVNGASVRVHHWARQAASPMPLLSAMAARTKRIEVGTGVIDMRYENPFQFAEEAAALDLIADGRIALGVSRGSPETALRGYETFGFHDEEDPERGSVIAREKFDLFLRAIDGEGLAPGDPRMVGAGRYLAIEPQSPTLRDHIWWGSGSRATAEETGRKGLNMMSSTLLTEATGVPFHQLQREQIDLFRSAYKEAGHTGAPRVSVSRSVFPLVSDMDRAYFGLRSEENADQIGIIDGFRSTFGKTYAAEPDVLIQQLLADEAVMSADTLLLTIPNQLGPAYNLHVLEAFATHVAPALGWKPNTEGPVQGDPV from the coding sequence ATGAAGGCTTTCGGATTCCTCTCCTTCGGGCACTATGCAGACGTGCCCGGTTCGGCGACCCGCACCGCGGGGGACATGCTGAAGCAGACCATCGAGATCGCGGAGGGTGCCGACGAGATCGGCGTGAACGGCGCCTCTGTGCGCGTGCATCACTGGGCGCGCCAGGCCGCGTCGCCCATGCCGCTGCTGTCGGCCATGGCCGCACGCACGAAGCGCATCGAGGTCGGCACCGGCGTGATCGACATGCGGTACGAGAACCCGTTCCAGTTCGCAGAAGAGGCGGCCGCCCTCGACCTGATCGCCGACGGACGCATCGCGCTGGGCGTGAGTCGCGGGTCACCCGAGACGGCGCTGCGCGGCTACGAGACCTTCGGGTTCCACGACGAGGAGGACCCCGAGCGGGGCAGTGTCATCGCTCGCGAGAAGTTCGACCTCTTTCTCCGTGCGATCGACGGCGAGGGTCTCGCCCCCGGCGACCCCCGCATGGTGGGAGCCGGTCGGTACCTCGCGATCGAGCCCCAGTCACCGACTCTGCGCGACCACATCTGGTGGGGCTCGGGTTCCCGCGCCACCGCGGAGGAGACCGGCCGCAAGGGTCTCAACATGATGAGTTCGACCCTTCTCACCGAGGCGACCGGCGTGCCGTTCCATCAGCTGCAGCGCGAGCAGATCGACCTGTTCCGTTCCGCCTACAAGGAGGCAGGACACACCGGAGCACCGCGCGTCTCGGTGAGCCGCAGCGTGTTCCCGCTCGTCTCGGACATGGACAGGGCGTACTTCGGTCTGCGCAGCGAGGAGAACGCCGACCAGATCGGCATCATCGACGGCTTCCGCTCGACGTTCGGCAAGACGTATGCGGCCGAGCCCGACGTGCTGATCCAGCAGCTCTTGGCTGACGAGGCCGTCATGTCGGCAGACACTCTGTTGCTGACGATCCCGAACCAGCTGGGGCCGGCATACAACCTCCACGTGCTCGAGGCGTTCGCGACCCATGTCGCCCCGGCGCTCGGCTGGAAGCCGAACACCGAGGGTCCCGTGCAGGGAGATCCGGTCTGA
- a CDS encoding DUF7059 domain-containing protein: MRTLKTRRVTAVSDTLAPTPDPLRSTALAADLDAADLRSEPLRRLWGEEEDDALARGMREPILRAIAGDDGVLATLGRLLVLGMPQPIAAVTTALPRLGADGLVALGLARIEGDEVIPTALLRPQSFVDAEGIGEWWIASDLDEVALDGALPADHVLGVGGASRTLAEVIMPIEVDRALDLGTGCGIQALLVARHAGSVVATDISARALAYAELNAQLNGVSNIEFRSGSMFEPVGGEAFDLIVSNPPFVITPRAEGVPEYEYRDGGLVGDALVEQFLRAVPSFLTPGGVAQLLGNWESRGGQVSLSGRAGLDRLSSWVPGDLDLWVIQREELSPLGYAELWIRDGGTTPRDAAFTPLLTAWLDDFAARGVTAVGFGYILVRRPAGDGAPLRRLERVAQPVSNVGGALRSGLAAHDVLAEGLPTTLIVAPDVTEARHLLPGNDDPSIIELRQGGGFARTIAVDPALAALVGACDGELTVMQIVAALADLFEVPLVDLWADLEPRIRQLVLDGLLIPGE; the protein is encoded by the coding sequence TCGCCGCAGATCTCGACGCCGCGGATCTCCGCTCGGAGCCGCTCCGTCGCCTGTGGGGCGAGGAGGAGGACGACGCGCTGGCCAGAGGCATGCGCGAGCCGATCCTGCGCGCGATCGCCGGTGACGACGGTGTGCTCGCGACTCTCGGCAGGCTGTTGGTGCTCGGGATGCCGCAGCCGATCGCCGCGGTGACGACGGCTCTCCCGAGACTCGGAGCGGACGGCCTCGTGGCCCTCGGCCTCGCGAGGATCGAGGGCGACGAGGTGATCCCCACTGCGCTGCTGCGTCCCCAGTCGTTCGTCGACGCCGAGGGGATCGGCGAATGGTGGATCGCCAGCGATCTCGACGAGGTGGCGCTCGACGGCGCGCTGCCCGCGGATCACGTGCTCGGAGTCGGCGGCGCCTCCCGCACGCTGGCCGAGGTCATCATGCCGATCGAGGTCGACCGTGCCCTCGATCTCGGCACCGGATGCGGCATCCAGGCACTGCTCGTCGCTCGTCACGCAGGATCCGTCGTCGCCACGGACATCTCGGCGCGAGCGCTCGCCTATGCCGAGTTGAACGCCCAGCTGAACGGCGTCTCGAACATCGAGTTCCGATCGGGCAGCATGTTCGAGCCGGTCGGGGGAGAGGCGTTCGACCTGATCGTGTCGAACCCGCCCTTCGTGATCACCCCGCGCGCGGAAGGGGTCCCCGAGTACGAGTATCGCGACGGGGGACTCGTCGGTGACGCGCTCGTCGAGCAGTTCCTCCGTGCGGTTCCGTCTTTCCTGACCCCGGGAGGCGTGGCACAGCTGCTCGGCAACTGGGAGTCGCGCGGTGGCCAGGTATCGCTGAGTGGACGCGCGGGTCTCGATCGCCTCTCGTCGTGGGTTCCTGGCGACCTCGATCTGTGGGTCATCCAGCGCGAAGAGCTGTCGCCGCTGGGCTACGCAGAGCTATGGATCCGCGACGGAGGCACGACGCCCCGCGATGCCGCGTTCACCCCGCTGCTCACCGCATGGCTCGATGACTTCGCCGCGCGTGGCGTCACCGCCGTCGGATTCGGCTACATCCTGGTGCGGCGGCCGGCAGGCGACGGAGCGCCCCTGCGTCGTCTCGAGCGCGTCGCACAGCCCGTCTCGAACGTAGGCGGGGCGCTGCGTTCGGGTCTCGCGGCGCACGACGTGCTCGCAGAAGGACTGCCTACGACGCTGATCGTCGCTCCGGATGTCACCGAGGCACGACATCTGCTTCCGGGCAACGACGATCCGAGCATCATCGAACTGCGTCAGGGCGGTGGCTTCGCACGGACCATCGCGGTCGACCCGGCGCTCGCCGCTCTCGTCGGGGCCTGCGACGGCGAGCTCACGGTGATGCAGATCGTCGCAGCTCTGGCCGACCTGTTCGAGGTGCCGCTCGTCGACCTGTGGGCCGACCTCGAGCCCCGCATCCGCCAGCTCGTGCTCGACGGTCTGCTGATCCCGGGGGAGTGA